A window of Streptomyces gilvosporeus contains these coding sequences:
- a CDS encoding cellulose-binding protein, with translation MSASVSPHGFETVRGRGYRPEDVDRRVEEVSIDRDAHWERAARLTVLCNEMDAELAELQEQVAKLPPQNFEGLGEQARLLLTTAQSEADRLKAEAESAGERIRDEAMAYADRLRDQEQTAARELRAEAEEYARRTEEAARKLAAELAAEAAQDAEQWRAEAAAVLTEMRRRTEQMWHEEENRQAEEWDLAGRELAKLEAETAHRVAELDARCEAKLTERRRAHARVEEAARHTEEEAADRAAEILAEAKVEADRIERDTARLLREHEEERTEVRAHMAHVRNSLAALTGKDPDALDEDDDAGEGEPAAQAQEQLQRPTEPQPQGRSRAEKVTEPEPEAAGEPGSRDGAGDGREPDGRDAEGRGPGEGGLGDGGAADRQSGSGDPGNGDPDNEDTLETELPRLETEPDTDPDTEEVPRVEG, from the coding sequence ATGAGTGCTTCGGTTTCGCCGCACGGGTTCGAGACCGTACGAGGACGCGGCTATCGGCCGGAGGACGTCGACCGGCGGGTGGAAGAGGTCTCGATAGACCGTGACGCGCACTGGGAGCGGGCCGCGCGGCTGACCGTGCTCTGCAACGAGATGGACGCGGAGCTGGCGGAACTCCAGGAGCAGGTGGCCAAGCTGCCGCCGCAGAACTTCGAGGGCCTGGGCGAGCAGGCCCGGCTGCTCCTGACGACCGCTCAGTCGGAGGCGGACCGGCTGAAGGCCGAGGCGGAATCGGCAGGGGAGCGGATCCGCGACGAGGCGATGGCCTACGCCGACCGGCTCCGCGACCAGGAGCAGACGGCGGCGAGGGAGCTGCGGGCCGAGGCGGAGGAGTACGCGCGGCGCACCGAGGAGGCCGCGCGGAAACTGGCCGCCGAACTGGCCGCCGAGGCGGCCCAGGACGCCGAGCAGTGGCGCGCCGAGGCGGCCGCGGTGCTCACCGAGATGCGCCGGCGCACCGAGCAGATGTGGCACGAGGAGGAGAACCGGCAGGCCGAGGAGTGGGACCTGGCCGGGCGCGAACTGGCGAAGCTGGAGGCCGAGACGGCCCACCGGGTCGCCGAACTGGACGCCCGCTGCGAGGCCAAGCTCACCGAACGGCGCCGCGCCCACGCCCGGGTGGAGGAGGCCGCCCGCCACACCGAGGAGGAAGCTGCCGACCGCGCCGCCGAGATCCTGGCCGAGGCCAAGGTGGAGGCCGACCGGATCGAGCGCGACACGGCCCGGCTGCTGCGCGAACACGAGGAGGAACGCACCGAGGTCCGGGCCCATATGGCGCATGTCCGCAACAGCCTGGCGGCGCTGACGGGCAAGGACCCGGACGCGCTCGACGAGGACGACGACGCGGGCGAGGGCGAACCGGCGGCGCAGGCGCAGGAGCAGTTGCAGAGGCCCACGGAGCCGCAGCCGCAGGGCCGGTCGCGGGCGGAGAAGGTCACGGAGCCGGAGCCGGAGGCGGCGGGGGAGCCCGGGAGCCGGGACGGTGCGGGGGACGGGCGCGAACCCGACGGCCGGGACGCCGAGGGCCGCGGACCGGGCGAGGGTGGCCTCGGCGACGGTGGCGCTGCCGACCGGCAGTCCGGCAGCGGCGATCCCGGCAATGGCGACCCCGACAACGAGGACACCCTGGAGACCGAGCTGCCCCGCCTGGAGACGGAGCCGGACACGGATCCGGACACGGAGGAGGTGCCCCGCGTGGAGGGCTGA
- a CDS encoding LCP family protein, which yields MAHIGQPSSPPSPSSVAVYRAGRGPRGRRRGRCSWRRWILAVLVALVVLAVAGGVALYGWAAERVRHVGALADYPGRPPAGKGTNWLLVGSDSRAALSPEQRKDLHVGNDAVRNTDTIMVLHSGRHGPYLVSLPRDSYVRVPGRGRAKINSAYAQGGPRLLTRTVEQATGLRIDRYAEVSFLGVVRLVDALGRVRLCLERPLRDAHSGADFAAGCHRMDGRQALAFVRARYADPQGDLGRVKRQRQLIGAVAEEMLAPGVLLDPSRLLPVTGAGLSALAVDNASGTPELLAMAWSMKKVAQGGGAAVTVPVAAPGVAMGAAGDVLLWNTNGANRLFGALRADVAIPTSGTD from the coding sequence ATGGCACACATAGGGCAGCCGTCCTCACCGCCCTCGCCGTCCTCCGTCGCCGTCTATCGGGCCGGGCGTGGGCCGCGGGGGCGGCGGCGGGGACGGTGTTCGTGGCGGCGGTGGATTCTCGCGGTGCTGGTGGCGCTGGTGGTGCTGGCAGTGGCGGGCGGGGTGGCGCTGTACGGATGGGCGGCGGAGCGCGTACGGCATGTGGGCGCGCTGGCGGACTACCCCGGGCGCCCGCCCGCGGGCAAGGGGACGAACTGGCTGCTGGTCGGCTCCGACAGCCGCGCCGCGCTGTCACCCGAGCAGCGCAAGGACCTGCATGTGGGCAATGACGCGGTCCGCAACACCGACACGATCATGGTGCTGCACTCCGGCCGGCACGGCCCGTATCTGGTCAGTCTGCCGCGCGACAGCTACGTACGGGTGCCCGGGCGCGGCCGGGCGAAGATCAACTCGGCGTATGCGCAGGGTGGGCCGCGGCTGTTGACGCGTACGGTCGAACAGGCGACGGGGCTGCGCATCGACCGCTATGCCGAGGTGAGCTTCCTGGGCGTGGTGCGGCTGGTGGACGCGCTGGGCCGGGTGCGGCTGTGTCTGGAGCGGCCGCTGCGCGATGCGCACTCCGGGGCCGATTTCGCGGCGGGCTGCCACCGGATGGACGGGCGGCAGGCGCTGGCGTTCGTACGGGCCCGCTATGCGGACCCGCAGGGTGACCTCGGACGGGTGAAGCGGCAGCGGCAGCTGATCGGGGCGGTGGCGGAGGAGATGCTGGCGCCCGGAGTGTTGCTCGATCCGTCCCGGCTGCTGCCGGTCACCGGTGCCGGGCTCTCCGCGCTCGCCGTCGACAACGCTTCGGGAACGCCCGAACTGCTGGCCATGGCTTGGTCGATGAAGAAGGTCGCCCAGGGCGGCGGCGCGGCGGTCACCGTCCCGGTGGCGGCTCCCGGCGTGGCGATGGGCGCCGCCGGCGACGTCCTGCTCTGGAACACGAACGGCGCAAACCGCCTGTTCGGCGCTTTGCGCGCCGACGTCGCTATTCCGACTTCTGGCACCGATTGA
- a CDS encoding helix-turn-helix domain-containing protein, whose protein sequence is MNFQTAAIQEASRAGDYGKVIELAQQGRMTQTQLGEALGLSQSAVSRLEKRGTSAYSTHLLAAASAHLGIPPGLVGLSDNRRPQGRLNGDDVDRRKFLGKVAATAAAPVLPTLPGTANAAGGQAAALRLSTMAFRRLDGATPSRDLTESVHAHIRLIQSITRGAPGEAERARLATVGSEAASLAGWLAWDMGDNGSARTWYGSAIKAARSAGDPLLTAYQASSLAQFEAHAGNAVQALNLTRKARRALGAGCPAVADAWLFSVEALAHAAGGDRRAADRALTASRAAAEALPAEPPPWPWVFTFDPEKVAACRVTCGARLGLPEWVLSDDVEALATGHVKQRALLVLDIAAGHLAGGRVEVAFALAGRALDTGLQYRSGRIVERARAPVTHHRRTAEGSERLRRALARRLPVERASDARRDHRPPRTER, encoded by the coding sequence GTGAACTTCCAGACAGCAGCAATCCAAGAGGCATCCCGGGCCGGGGACTACGGCAAGGTCATCGAACTTGCCCAGCAGGGGCGAATGACCCAGACGCAGCTGGGCGAGGCGCTCGGCCTGTCTCAGTCCGCTGTCTCCCGTCTGGAGAAGCGCGGCACGAGCGCATACAGCACGCACCTCCTGGCAGCGGCGTCCGCACACCTCGGGATTCCGCCGGGCCTGGTGGGACTCTCGGACAACCGCCGCCCACAGGGTCGGTTGAACGGTGACGACGTGGACCGACGAAAGTTCCTCGGCAAAGTCGCCGCCACGGCGGCGGCTCCCGTACTGCCGACGCTGCCCGGTACGGCGAACGCGGCCGGGGGTCAGGCCGCCGCGCTGCGACTGTCCACCATGGCGTTTCGCAGGCTTGACGGCGCGACTCCGTCCCGCGACCTCACCGAGTCCGTGCATGCCCACATACGGCTGATCCAGAGCATCACCCGGGGCGCCCCCGGTGAGGCCGAGCGCGCCCGTCTCGCCACCGTCGGAAGTGAGGCCGCCAGCCTCGCTGGGTGGCTCGCCTGGGACATGGGCGACAACGGGTCGGCCCGCACCTGGTACGGCTCCGCGATCAAGGCTGCCCGCTCGGCCGGTGACCCGCTCCTGACCGCCTACCAGGCGAGCAGTCTCGCCCAGTTCGAGGCCCACGCCGGGAACGCGGTGCAGGCCCTCAACCTCACCCGGAAGGCCCGGCGGGCACTGGGCGCCGGGTGTCCGGCCGTGGCCGATGCGTGGCTTTTCTCCGTCGAGGCCCTCGCGCACGCGGCAGGCGGTGACCGGCGAGCTGCTGACCGGGCACTGACCGCAAGCCGGGCGGCGGCGGAGGCATTGCCGGCGGAGCCGCCGCCGTGGCCATGGGTGTTCACGTTCGATCCGGAGAAGGTAGCGGCGTGCCGGGTCACCTGTGGTGCCCGTCTCGGCCTGCCGGAATGGGTCCTCTCGGACGACGTCGAAGCCCTCGCGACCGGACACGTGAAACAACGCGCACTCCTGGTCCTGGACATCGCGGCCGGGCATCTCGCCGGCGGAAGGGTTGAAGTCGCATTTGCGCTCGCCGGGCGCGCGCTGGATACGGGGCTTCAATACCGTTCCGGCCGGATCGTGGAACGGGCACGTGCGCCGGTCACTCACCACCGCCGCACCGCCGAAGGTAGTGAGCGGCTTCGACGAGCGCTTGCACGGCGTCTACCTGTAGAAAGGGCATCTGATGCACGTAGGGATCACCGGCCACCGCGGACTGAGCGCTGA